A part of Terriglobus roseus genomic DNA contains:
- a CDS encoding LutB/LldF family L-lactate oxidation iron-sulfur protein, producing the protein MSVRVGHTAEKPAFPILAHELLQDDQTRRNVRHATNVIRNKRALRVEEMPDWQDLRTSAHAIKTHTLLHLPHYLEEFERNCVRAGGQVHWARDADEANTIAIRLIRKAAERLAVEHPEVIKVKTMTSDEIGMNRALEREGITPWETDLADMIVQMGKDEPSHIVVPALHKNRHQVRELFLQNMGLTELGTEAEDLTGAARHYLRKKFLEVGIGISGANFAIAETGGVCVVESEGNGRMCVTMPKTLITLIGIEKVIPKFDDLEVFLQLLPRSATGERMNPYNSIWTGVTQGDGPQQFHVILLDNGRTRMMANVRERETLNCIRCGACLNQCPVYRETGGHAYGSIYSGPIGAILSPQLNGMKYSRSLPYASSLCGACYEVCPVKINIPETLIHLRGKIVAQDQNTLTGKLSQESMGMKMAAHLFEHPKQYEAAQRLARTGQGLFEKDGKLVNLPGMAAGWTQYRDLRALPKQSFREWWKRSHTSGDGSNGVGDE; encoded by the coding sequence ATGAGCGTTCGCGTAGGACACACGGCGGAGAAACCCGCATTCCCTATCCTTGCGCATGAGTTGCTGCAGGACGACCAGACACGGCGCAACGTACGCCATGCCACCAACGTCATCCGCAACAAACGTGCGTTGCGCGTGGAAGAGATGCCGGACTGGCAGGATCTGCGCACATCCGCGCATGCGATCAAGACACATACACTGTTGCACCTGCCGCACTATCTGGAAGAGTTTGAGCGCAACTGCGTTCGTGCGGGTGGGCAGGTGCACTGGGCGCGCGATGCCGATGAAGCGAACACCATCGCCATCCGCCTGATTCGCAAAGCAGCGGAGCGACTGGCTGTGGAGCATCCTGAGGTCATCAAGGTGAAGACCATGACCTCCGACGAGATCGGGATGAATCGCGCGCTGGAACGCGAAGGCATCACGCCGTGGGAGACCGATCTAGCCGACATGATTGTGCAGATGGGCAAGGATGAGCCATCGCACATCGTTGTTCCTGCGCTGCACAAGAATCGCCATCAGGTGCGTGAACTGTTCCTGCAGAACATGGGGCTCACGGAACTTGGCACTGAGGCTGAAGATTTAACAGGAGCAGCGCGTCATTATCTGCGCAAGAAGTTTTTAGAAGTAGGCATTGGCATCAGCGGCGCGAACTTTGCGATTGCAGAGACTGGCGGCGTCTGCGTCGTTGAGAGCGAAGGCAATGGACGCATGTGCGTCACCATGCCGAAGACGCTGATCACACTTATCGGCATTGAGAAGGTGATCCCTAAGTTCGATGACCTGGAAGTGTTCCTGCAACTGTTACCGCGCTCTGCGACGGGCGAGCGCATGAATCCGTACAACAGCATCTGGACGGGCGTAACGCAGGGTGATGGACCGCAGCAGTTTCACGTAATCCTGCTGGACAACGGCCGCACACGGATGATGGCTAACGTGCGTGAACGCGAGACGCTGAACTGCATCCGCTGTGGCGCATGTTTGAACCAGTGCCCGGTGTATCGCGAGACAGGTGGCCATGCGTATGGCTCGATATACTCAGGCCCCATTGGCGCAATTCTTTCGCCTCAGTTGAATGGCATGAAGTATTCGCGTTCACTGCCATACGCTTCGTCACTATGCGGCGCGTGCTATGAAGTATGCCCGGTGAAGATCAATATCCCGGAGACGCTGATTCATCTGCGTGGCAAGATCGTTGCGCAGGATCAGAACACACTCACCGGTAAGCTCTCGCAGGAGAGTATGGGCATGAAGATGGCCGCGCATCTCTTCGAACATCCGAAACAATACGAAGCTGCCCAGCGCCTTGCACGTACAGGACAAGGTCTGTTTGAGAAAGATGGCAAGCTGGTGAACCTGCCCGGCATGGCTGCAGGATGGACGCAGTATCGCGACCTGCGCGCATTACCGAAGCAGAGCTTCCGCGAGTGGTGGAAGCGCAGCCATACCAGCGGAGATGGTAGCAATGGAGTGGGCGATGAGTGA
- a CDS encoding (Fe-S)-binding protein translates to MRIHLFIACYNDTLFPRTGMAVVNLLERLGHEVVFPTSQTCCGQMHYNTGYHAEALPIVRKLLHEFLDAETIVVPSASCVAMMRDHYELMAHDANDLHMMGDVKSFLPRVFEFSELITDKLGLTDVGAYFPHRVTYHPSCHSLRLLNVGDRPIRLLQGVEGLEYTPMEGSDQCCGFGGTFAVKNAEVSSAMLADKIGCVKKSNAEFVAALDNSCLMQIDGGLHREMDSHDRIRPVHLAEILNSTRKNPLTAEALAWEGATA, encoded by the coding sequence TTGCGCATTCATTTGTTCATTGCCTGCTACAACGACACGCTGTTCCCACGCACGGGCATGGCCGTGGTCAACCTGCTGGAGCGCCTGGGCCACGAGGTGGTTTTTCCCACCAGCCAGACCTGCTGCGGCCAGATGCACTACAACACCGGCTACCACGCTGAGGCGTTGCCCATTGTGCGAAAGCTGCTGCATGAGTTTCTGGATGCGGAGACCATCGTTGTTCCCAGCGCAAGCTGCGTGGCCATGATGCGCGACCACTATGAACTGATGGCGCACGATGCGAACGACCTGCACATGATGGGCGACGTGAAGAGCTTTCTGCCGCGTGTGTTTGAGTTCAGTGAACTGATTACGGACAAGCTGGGACTGACTGATGTGGGCGCGTATTTTCCGCATCGTGTGACCTATCACCCAAGCTGCCACTCTCTGCGATTGCTCAACGTAGGAGATCGTCCCATTCGTTTATTGCAAGGTGTGGAAGGCCTTGAGTACACGCCGATGGAAGGCAGCGATCAGTGCTGCGGTTTTGGCGGCACCTTCGCTGTGAAGAATGCGGAAGTGTCTTCAGCCATGCTAGCGGACAAGATCGGCTGCGTGAAGAAATCGAATGCAGAGTTTGTCGCAGCGCTGGATAACTCGTGCCTGATGCAGATTGACGGTGGCCTACATCGCGAGATGGACTCGCACGACCGCATTCGTCCAGTCCATCTCGCAGAGATTTTGAACAGCACACGCAAGAATCCGTTGACCGCTGAAGCACTGGCATGGGAAGGAGCCACCGCATGA
- a CDS encoding glycosyl hydrolase family 39, which produces MRIHHWISVLAVSLGAIPLLANAQQLPAAPAVRVDWAKTVSVSRATPTLQVVVNPQLLRGAKLHDGSFAALKLLGADYVRYVPWLPYPRQAVAELDPPTKERTSWDFQYIDPTLDDFMQATAGHSVMLNFSTMPAWMWKTDKPVTYPADPNQVFWGYTQGTEIVDPTYKQAADYYVRLLSWYTKGGLTDENGKWHASGHHYKVAYWELLNEVESEHHWTPEEYTKFFDVVTEAMRKVQPDLKFVAIAASAPREDGPMWEYFLNPKNHKPGSTVDFISYHFYATPPKGEPIAAMQYTFFDQADGFLTGVRFIEQIKHRMMPDTKSDLNELGVILPTDDDSNQGRGSVPEPEGYWNLASALYAHLYIKLAQLGIDVVGESQLVGYPTQYPSVSMMDYNTAQPNARFWTLKLLHDNFGPGDKLVANTSPGNNMTAQAFVTPRGKKILVLNRRAVAQTFKLGTNTAKSVTYVAPSTGDNPPATKAVGGKEIELEPFEVAVIDVQ; this is translated from the coding sequence ATGCGTATCCACCACTGGATTTCTGTTTTGGCCGTCAGCCTTGGAGCCATTCCTTTGCTTGCAAACGCGCAACAACTGCCTGCAGCCCCGGCAGTACGTGTGGATTGGGCGAAGACAGTTTCCGTGTCGCGCGCCACGCCAACACTGCAAGTGGTTGTGAATCCACAACTGCTACGCGGCGCAAAGCTGCACGATGGCTCCTTTGCCGCATTGAAGCTGCTCGGCGCGGATTACGTGCGTTATGTTCCGTGGCTTCCTTATCCCAGGCAGGCGGTGGCCGAGCTTGATCCGCCTACGAAGGAACGGACAAGCTGGGATTTTCAGTACATTGACCCCACGCTGGATGACTTTATGCAGGCCACCGCAGGGCATAGCGTCATGCTGAACTTCAGCACCATGCCTGCATGGATGTGGAAGACGGACAAACCCGTGACGTACCCGGCTGATCCCAACCAGGTTTTCTGGGGCTACACGCAGGGAACGGAGATCGTTGACCCCACCTACAAACAGGCTGCGGATTACTACGTGCGCCTTTTGAGCTGGTACACCAAAGGTGGCCTTACCGACGAGAACGGTAAATGGCACGCCAGCGGCCACCACTACAAAGTGGCCTATTGGGAGCTGCTGAACGAAGTTGAATCCGAACACCACTGGACACCCGAGGAATACACCAAGTTCTTCGATGTTGTGACAGAGGCCATGCGCAAGGTGCAGCCCGACCTCAAATTCGTGGCGATTGCAGCTTCCGCGCCTCGCGAAGACGGCCCTATGTGGGAGTACTTTCTGAATCCCAAGAACCACAAGCCCGGCTCAACGGTGGACTTCATTAGCTACCACTTTTACGCCACACCACCCAAGGGCGAGCCGATTGCGGCCATGCAATATACATTCTTCGATCAAGCCGATGGTTTTCTAACTGGTGTGCGGTTCATTGAGCAGATCAAGCATCGCATGATGCCCGATACCAAGAGCGATCTGAACGAACTCGGCGTGATCCTGCCCACGGACGACGATAGCAATCAGGGGCGTGGCAGTGTTCCGGAGCCCGAAGGCTACTGGAACCTTGCATCCGCGCTCTATGCGCATCTCTACATAAAACTGGCGCAGCTGGGCATTGATGTTGTGGGCGAATCGCAACTTGTGGGATACCCCACGCAATATCCCTCGGTCAGCATGATGGACTACAACACGGCGCAGCCAAACGCGCGGTTCTGGACGCTGAAGCTGTTGCATGACAACTTTGGCCCAGGTGACAAACTTGTTGCTAATACCAGCCCAGGTAACAACATGACTGCGCAGGCATTCGTGACTCCACGCGGTAAGAAGATTCTGGTGCTGAACAGACGCGCTGTTGCTCAGACCTTCAAGCTCGGCACGAATACTGCAAAATCCGTCACATACGTTGCACCCAGCACAGGCGACAATCCACCTGCGACGAAGGCTGTTGGCGGCAAAGAAATTGAACTAGAACCATTTGAAGTAGCCGTTATCGATGTGCAGTAA
- a CDS encoding SDR family NAD(P)-dependent oxidoreductase, with product METATLAIYPSLRNRSVIVSGGASGIGESIVEAFAAQGARVAFLDIQDEAGHALIERIVSAGHAKPTYYHCDLSDIAALRSVATQIEQAHGTVDVLVNNAGNDTRHRIEDVTPEMWDAAMQVNLRHQFFLSQAVLPSMQHQKRGSIINLSSISWMIPSTGLPAYVTAKAAIVGLTRTLAHEVGKDNIRVNAVLPGAILTERQKRLWMTPEYTAEVMSRQALKRHLYADDVARTVLFLAADDSSAITNQSLVVDGGWV from the coding sequence ATGGAAACTGCTACGCTCGCCATCTATCCAAGTCTTCGTAACCGCTCTGTCATTGTGTCCGGTGGTGCCAGCGGCATTGGTGAAAGCATTGTGGAGGCATTCGCTGCACAAGGAGCACGTGTAGCGTTCCTGGATATTCAGGATGAGGCGGGGCACGCACTCATCGAACGTATTGTTTCCGCAGGTCACGCGAAGCCCACGTACTATCACTGCGATCTCTCAGACATCGCAGCACTACGCAGCGTCGCCACGCAGATTGAGCAAGCACACGGCACCGTAGATGTGCTGGTGAACAACGCAGGAAACGATACTCGCCACCGCATTGAAGACGTCACCCCTGAGATGTGGGACGCAGCCATGCAGGTGAACCTGCGGCACCAGTTCTTCCTGTCGCAGGCAGTGTTGCCGTCCATGCAGCATCAGAAGCGCGGATCGATCATCAATCTCAGTTCCATCTCATGGATGATTCCATCCACTGGCCTGCCCGCGTACGTTACGGCAAAGGCTGCGATCGTTGGCTTAACGCGGACTCTGGCGCATGAGGTGGGCAAGGACAACATCCGCGTGAATGCCGTGCTGCCCGGAGCGATCCTTACGGAACGACAGAAGCGCCTGTGGATGACACCGGAATACACAGCAGAAGTCATGTCACGACAGGCTCTGAAACGTCATCTTTACGCGGATGACGTGGCGCGCACGGTGTTGTTCCTTGCGGCTGATGACAGCTCGGCCATCACCAACCAAAGCCTCGTTGTCGATGGTGGCTGGGTATAG
- a CDS encoding thioredoxin family protein: MSAALMLMASTFPAFTTAHAQELDAPSIVGSMPLPSLAKSTGWINSKPLTANDLKGKVVLVDFWDYSCINCIRAVPYIRAWADKYKDSGLVVIGVHSPEFDVEKLQPNVEKAVQKFGITYPVAVDSNYAIWTAFHNQYWPAHYFIDAKGKVRFEHFGEGEYDQSERWIQQLLKEANAKSMPSGIANVHGQGVQAAANMGDIGSPETYVGYARAAHFVSPGGIKHDTDHLYAEPGKLQLNDWGLVGSWTDHGQQASLNAAGGKIVFRFHARDLHLVLGPGANGKPVRYRVTMDGKPLGANHGVDTDAQGNGMVTEHRLYQLIRQTGALSDHTFAIEFLDPGVQAFSFTFG; encoded by the coding sequence GTGAGTGCTGCCCTTATGTTGATGGCGAGTACATTTCCCGCGTTCACAACGGCACATGCGCAGGAGCTGGACGCTCCCAGCATTGTGGGCAGCATGCCGCTTCCTTCGCTTGCGAAATCCACAGGATGGATCAACTCTAAGCCACTGACCGCGAATGACCTTAAAGGCAAAGTCGTCCTTGTCGATTTCTGGGACTACTCCTGCATCAACTGCATCCGTGCCGTGCCGTACATCCGCGCCTGGGCAGACAAATATAAAGACAGCGGCCTGGTTGTGATCGGCGTGCACAGCCCAGAGTTCGACGTGGAGAAGCTGCAGCCCAATGTTGAAAAGGCAGTGCAGAAGTTCGGCATTACCTATCCCGTTGCCGTCGATAGCAACTACGCCATCTGGACCGCGTTCCACAACCAATATTGGCCGGCGCATTACTTCATTGATGCGAAGGGCAAGGTTCGCTTCGAACACTTTGGCGAAGGCGAGTACGACCAGTCAGAACGCTGGATACAACAACTGCTGAAAGAAGCAAATGCGAAGTCAATGCCCTCTGGCATTGCGAATGTGCATGGGCAGGGCGTGCAAGCCGCTGCGAACATGGGTGACATCGGATCGCCTGAGACCTACGTTGGATATGCCCGCGCTGCTCATTTTGTGTCACCCGGCGGCATCAAGCACGACACTGACCATCTGTATGCCGAACCCGGCAAGTTGCAATTGAATGATTGGGGTTTGGTGGGCTCGTGGACCGATCATGGCCAGCAGGCATCGCTAAACGCGGCAGGCGGGAAGATTGTCTTCCGTTTCCATGCGCGCGATCTGCATCTTGTTCTTGGCCCTGGTGCTAATGGCAAGCCTGTTCGCTATCGCGTAACGATGGATGGCAAGCCTTTGGGTGCAAACCATGGTGTGGATACGGACGCTCAAGGTAACGGAATGGTGACGGAACACCGGCTGTACCAACTCATCCGCCAAACTGGGGCGCTGTCTGATCACACCTTTGCGATTGAGTTTCTTGACCCTGGCGTACAGGCGTTCTCATTCACCTTTGGATGA
- a CDS encoding nuclear transport factor 2 family protein, with protein sequence MSTLIVPPFTDPDLAAQKVQIAEDLWNTRDPERVAAAYTEDTQWRNRTEFLTGRQAVVEFLRRKWNRELGYKLKKELWGFRNNRMAVKFHYEWHDDSGQWFRSYGNELWEFAPSGLMQRREASINDMPIREADRTLR encoded by the coding sequence ATGAGCACACTGATCGTTCCGCCGTTCACAGATCCAGACCTGGCTGCACAGAAGGTGCAGATTGCAGAAGATCTCTGGAATACTCGCGATCCTGAAAGAGTTGCTGCCGCCTACACCGAGGACACGCAGTGGAGAAACCGCACGGAATTTCTGACCGGGCGTCAGGCGGTGGTGGAGTTTCTGCGGCGCAAGTGGAACCGCGAGCTTGGATACAAACTCAAGAAAGAGCTTTGGGGATTTCGGAACAATCGGATGGCCGTGAAGTTTCACTACGAGTGGCACGACGATAGCGGGCAATGGTTTCGTAGCTACGGAAATGAGTTGTGGGAGTTTGCACCATCAGGGCTCATGCAGCGGCGTGAAGCCAGCATCAACGACATGCCGATTCGAGAAGCCGACCGCACACTTCGGTAA
- a CDS encoding SRPBCC domain-containing protein produces the protein MNDRTITLGTFTIERHYPHLPEKVFDAFRDPIKKRRWMGGEGDPNSAARKHHGQDFEIVSFEMNFKVDEFERWTFRVPGGELMRNDTRYHRIIPNHSIVFVYTMDCGEHRMSSSQNTVEFIREGQGTKLVFTEQGVYFDDPEAGRGREIGTNDILNKLGEELDRNG, from the coding sequence ATGAATGATCGGACAATCACGCTTGGCACGTTCACCATTGAGAGGCACTATCCACATCTGCCGGAAAAGGTATTCGATGCATTTCGAGATCCAATAAAGAAGCGGCGTTGGATGGGAGGCGAGGGCGATCCGAATTCCGCGGCTCGCAAACATCACGGACAGGACTTTGAAATCGTCAGCTTTGAGATGAATTTCAAAGTGGATGAGTTCGAGCGGTGGACCTTCCGCGTTCCTGGCGGCGAGTTGATGCGCAACGACACCCGCTATCACCGGATCATTCCCAATCACAGCATCGTCTTCGTCTACACGATGGATTGTGGCGAACATCGCATGTCATCTTCGCAGAACACCGTCGAATTTATTCGAGAAGGACAGGGCACAAAGCTTGTATTCACTGAGCAGGGTGTTTATTTCGACGACCCAGAAGCTGGTCGCGGACGCGAAATAGGCACAAACGACATTCTCAACAAACTAGGTGAAGAATTGGATAGGAACGGCTAA
- a CDS encoding ArsR/SmtB family transcription factor yields MGTAHDYARVFNALGDPTRRVIVERVSEGPVSVSDLAKPLKMTLAAVVQHIQVLEASGLVRTRKVGRVRTCSLRAKGFAPATDWMAARKSLWEKKLDRLGALLDEEE; encoded by the coding sequence ATGGGAACCGCACACGACTATGCTCGCGTCTTCAACGCGCTTGGCGATCCGACCCGGCGGGTCATCGTCGAACGCGTGAGTGAGGGGCCTGTTTCGGTCTCTGATCTTGCGAAGCCACTCAAGATGACCCTTGCGGCGGTCGTTCAACACATTCAGGTGCTTGAGGCCAGCGGTCTTGTCCGCACCAGAAAAGTCGGTCGTGTGCGAACCTGCTCGCTCCGAGCGAAAGGATTTGCTCCAGCGACTGACTGGATGGCTGCACGTAAGTCTCTCTGGGAGAAGAAGCTCGATCGATTGGGAGCACTTCTTGATGAAGAGGAATAA
- a CDS encoding fumarylacetoacetate hydrolase family protein — translation MKLVRYGRPGHEHPGIVAPDGTVRDLTGIVPDIAGDTLRPEALAELASLDLNRLPAVAAGTRMGACVGRVGKFLCIGLNYADHAAESGMEVPKEPVLFMKATSSICGPNDGIVIPKDSEKTDWEVELGVVIGREARYVSEADALDYVAGYCVINDLSERAFQLEGTGQWVKGKSADTFGPIGPWLVTKDEVPDPQNLKMWLEVDGHRYQDGSTKTMVYGVAHLVSYLSKFMSLQPGDIISTGTPPGVGLGQKPPVYLKPGQVVKLGIEGLGTQTQKVSAYSA, via the coding sequence ATGAAACTTGTTCGTTATGGCCGTCCGGGACATGAGCATCCCGGCATTGTGGCTCCGGATGGAACCGTGCGTGATCTGACCGGCATTGTGCCGGATATTGCTGGCGATACGCTGCGCCCTGAGGCGTTGGCGGAGCTGGCCTCGCTGGATCTGAATCGTCTGCCCGCCGTTGCGGCTGGAACCCGCATGGGTGCCTGTGTGGGGCGCGTGGGCAAGTTCCTGTGCATCGGCCTGAATTACGCCGACCACGCCGCCGAATCGGGCATGGAAGTGCCCAAGGAGCCCGTGCTGTTCATGAAGGCCACATCGTCCATCTGCGGCCCCAACGACGGCATCGTCATCCCGAAGGATTCGGAGAAAACCGACTGGGAAGTAGAGCTGGGTGTGGTCATTGGCCGCGAAGCCCGCTACGTCTCGGAAGCAGATGCTCTGGACTACGTCGCCGGCTACTGCGTGATCAACGATCTTTCCGAGCGCGCTTTCCAACTTGAAGGCACCGGCCAGTGGGTAAAGGGCAAGAGCGCCGATACTTTTGGCCCTATCGGTCCATGGCTAGTGACGAAGGACGAAGTGCCCGATCCGCAAAACCTGAAGATGTGGCTCGAAGTGGACGGCCACCGCTATCAGGATGGATCAACGAAGACGATGGTCTACGGTGTTGCCCATCTCGTCAGCTACCTGAGCAAGTTCATGAGCCTGCAGCCCGGCGACATCATCTCCACCGGCACGCCTCCTGGAGTAGGCCTGGGGCAGAAGCCGCCGGTGTATCTGAAGCCCGGACAAGTGGTGAAGCTGGGCATTGAAGGTCTGGGAACGCAGACCCAGAAGGTCTCGGCTTACAGCGCGTAG
- a CDS encoding bifunctional rhamnulose-1-phosphate aldolase/short-chain dehydrogenase — protein sequence MESTAKLKFLEDRWDDAVASKLDPAELLRYRSNLLGSDLRLTNFGGGNTSSKLDEIDPLTGDTVKVLWVKGSGGDLGSIKRAGFATLYLDKLLALVKRYRGVELEDEMVAMYPLCTFNNNPTPASIDTPLHGYLPFPHVDHLHPDWGIALAASANGKEKMEQFNAEFGHKIVWVPWQRPGFELGMMLVKAVADNPGCDGIVLGGHGLFTWGETQRESYLNTVTIIDQIGQFIEAHNLKKGAPAFGGAKHTNHAEREALAAQLMPIIRGGVSQKQRLIGTFSDKEDVLEFVNSEFAKKLAHLGTSCPDHFIRTKIRPMYVEWDVKGGDVEGLKKAIASTLETYRKEYAQYYSNHALPESPKMRDPNPTVVLVPGVGMFSFGKNKAESRITGEFYTNAIHVMGGAGQLGEGKCPPVLPQSGPAADTSAFATEENYVALPPSEAFRIEYWALEEAKIQRQPPEKELSRRIVMVVGGASGIGRETVLLAAQRGAHIVVADLTQEGADKVAAEAQAIGGKEAAIGVTIDIRNREKIREALNKAVAAFGGLDILVNTAAIFPSSPTGAISDAQWGTTLEINVTANWLLGDEANKVFKAQGLQGSSIVLTSSANAVVPKKGSEVYDISKAALSHLVRELAITFSPDVRVNGISPATVVKGSTMFPRDRVKASLAKYNIAFEENDSDDDLRDKLAEFYARRTLTHVPIDPKDNAEAILFIGGPKAPVTSGHLIPVDGGLPEAFLR from the coding sequence ATGGAAAGCACTGCAAAGCTGAAGTTTCTGGAAGACCGCTGGGACGACGCCGTTGCGTCAAAGCTCGATCCTGCGGAACTGCTCCGTTATCGCTCGAACCTGCTCGGCTCGGACCTGCGCCTGACCAACTTTGGCGGCGGCAACACCTCCTCGAAGCTCGACGAGATCGATCCGCTCACCGGCGATACGGTGAAGGTGTTGTGGGTCAAAGGTTCAGGCGGCGACTTGGGTTCCATCAAGCGCGCGGGCTTTGCCACGCTGTACCTCGACAAGCTGCTGGCGCTGGTCAAGCGCTACCGCGGCGTGGAGCTTGAGGACGAGATGGTGGCCATGTACCCCCTCTGCACCTTCAACAACAATCCCACGCCTGCGTCCATTGACACTCCTCTGCACGGCTATCTGCCCTTCCCGCACGTTGACCATTTGCATCCTGACTGGGGTATTGCGCTGGCAGCATCCGCCAACGGCAAGGAAAAGATGGAGCAGTTCAACGCAGAGTTCGGCCACAAGATCGTATGGGTGCCATGGCAGCGCCCAGGCTTTGAACTGGGCATGATGCTGGTCAAGGCAGTCGCGGACAATCCCGGTTGTGACGGCATCGTTCTTGGCGGCCACGGTTTGTTCACGTGGGGCGAAACGCAGCGTGAAAGCTATCTGAACACGGTCACGATCATCGATCAGATCGGCCAGTTCATTGAAGCGCACAACCTGAAGAAGGGCGCACCGGCTTTCGGTGGAGCGAAGCACACGAACCATGCGGAACGTGAGGCTCTGGCAGCGCAGTTGATGCCGATTATCCGTGGTGGTGTCTCGCAAAAGCAGCGCCTCATCGGCACCTTCAGCGACAAGGAAGACGTGCTGGAGTTTGTGAACTCCGAATTCGCAAAGAAGCTGGCGCACCTGGGTACCTCCTGCCCGGACCACTTCATCCGCACCAAGATTCGCCCCATGTACGTGGAGTGGGACGTGAAGGGTGGCGATGTGGAAGGTCTGAAGAAGGCCATCGCTTCCACGTTGGAAACGTATCGCAAGGAGTATGCGCAGTATTACTCCAACCACGCTCTGCCTGAGTCGCCCAAGATGCGCGACCCCAACCCGACGGTAGTCCTGGTCCCCGGCGTTGGCATGTTCAGCTTCGGCAAGAACAAGGCAGAGAGCCGCATTACGGGCGAGTTCTACACCAACGCCATTCACGTGATGGGCGGCGCCGGTCAACTGGGTGAAGGCAAGTGCCCGCCGGTGTTGCCGCAGTCCGGTCCTGCCGCGGACACGTCAGCCTTTGCCACGGAAGAGAACTATGTTGCTCTGCCGCCCAGCGAGGCTTTCCGTATTGAATACTGGGCTCTCGAAGAGGCCAAGATTCAGCGTCAGCCACCTGAGAAGGAGCTGAGCCGTCGCATCGTGATGGTTGTCGGTGGAGCTTCGGGTATCGGTCGCGAAACGGTTCTGCTCGCAGCACAACGTGGAGCACACATCGTCGTTGCCGACCTGACTCAGGAAGGCGCGGACAAGGTCGCAGCAGAGGCGCAGGCCATCGGTGGCAAGGAAGCGGCCATCGGTGTCACCATCGACATCCGCAACCGCGAAAAGATCCGCGAGGCGCTGAATAAGGCGGTTGCAGCTTTCGGTGGTCTCGACATCCTGGTGAACACCGCGGCCATCTTCCCGTCGTCTCCTACGGGCGCCATCAGCGACGCGCAGTGGGGCACCACGTTGGAGATCAACGTGACAGCCAACTGGCTGTTGGGCGACGAAGCCAACAAGGTCTTCAAGGCGCAGGGCCTGCAAGGTTCGTCCATTGTGCTCACCAGCTCGGCCAACGCTGTGGTACCGAAGAAGGGAAGCGAGGTTTACGACATCTCCAAGGCGGCACTCAGCCATCTGGTGCGTGAACTGGCCATCACCTTCTCGCCCGATGTTCGCGTGAACGGCATCAGCCCGGCAACGGTTGTGAAGGGATCGACGATGTTCCCACGTGATCGTGTGAAGGCTTCGCTTGCCAAGTACAACATCGCGTTTGAAGAGAACGATAGCGATGATGACCTGCGTGACAAGCTGGCCGAGTTCTACGCACGCCGTACGCTGACGCATGTGCCCATTGATCCGAAGGACAACGCAGAAGCTATCCTCTTCATCGGTGGCCCCAAGGCTCCGGTGACCAGCGGCCATCTCATCCCTGTGGATGGGGGCCTGCCGGAAGCCTTCCTTCGTTAG